A window from Pseudomonas moraviensis encodes these proteins:
- a CDS encoding pyridoxal phosphate-dependent aminotransferase, protein MRYSALTQRIAGEGAAAWQIHDRALELRAEGVDVLLLSVGDPDFDTPLPIVHGAIDSLLAGDTHYADVRGRFELRRLIAERHRQRSGQRVDPDQVIVLPGAQCAVYSVAQCLLDPGDEVIVAEPMYVTYEGVFGACGATVVPVPVRSENGFRVDPADVAARITPRTRAMLLNSPNNPSGASLSLLIWQELAALCIRHDLWLISDEVYSELLYEGEHISPASLPGMAERTATINSLSKSHAMTGWRIGWMIGPKPLAEHLVNLSLSMLFGLPDFVQKAAQVALQTDLPEVTQMREEYRLRRDLVCERLQGCPGLQPIRPDGGMFVMVDVRQTGLGAQAFAERLLEGYGVSVLAGEAFGPSAAGHIRIGLVVDRVKLADACARIALCAVQLLQARSA, encoded by the coding sequence ATGCGCTATTCAGCCTTGACCCAACGAATCGCCGGGGAGGGAGCCGCCGCCTGGCAGATTCACGACCGAGCGCTGGAACTGCGCGCCGAGGGCGTCGACGTTTTGCTGTTGAGTGTCGGCGATCCGGATTTCGATACACCGTTACCGATCGTCCATGGCGCGATCGACAGCCTGCTGGCCGGCGATACGCACTATGCCGACGTGCGTGGTCGATTCGAGTTGCGCAGGCTGATTGCCGAGCGTCATCGCCAGCGCAGTGGTCAACGGGTGGATCCTGATCAGGTGATCGTCCTGCCCGGCGCGCAATGCGCAGTTTATTCGGTGGCGCAATGTCTGCTCGATCCGGGCGATGAAGTGATCGTCGCCGAACCGATGTACGTCACCTACGAAGGCGTGTTTGGCGCTTGCGGGGCGACGGTTGTGCCTGTGCCGGTGCGCTCGGAAAACGGTTTTCGAGTCGACCCGGCCGATGTCGCCGCGCGCATCACCCCGCGAACCCGCGCCATGCTGCTCAACAGCCCGAACAATCCCAGCGGCGCCAGCTTGTCCCTGCTGATCTGGCAGGAACTGGCGGCGCTGTGCATTCGGCATGACCTGTGGCTGATCAGCGACGAGGTGTACAGCGAGCTGTTATATGAAGGCGAGCACATCAGTCCGGCGAGCCTGCCGGGCATGGCCGAGCGCACCGCGACGATCAACAGTCTGTCGAAATCCCACGCGATGACCGGTTGGCGCATCGGCTGGATGATCGGCCCGAAACCCTTGGCGGAACATCTGGTGAACCTGTCACTGAGCATGCTCTTCGGTCTGCCGGATTTCGTCCAGAAGGCCGCGCAAGTGGCGCTGCAAACCGATCTGCCGGAAGTCACGCAGATGCGCGAGGAGTACCGCTTGCGCCGGGATCTGGTGTGCGAACGGTTGCAGGGTTGCCCCGGTTTGCAGCCGATCCGCCCGGATGGCGGCATGTTCGTGATGGTCGACGTGCGCCAGACTGGCCTCGGCGCACAGGCGTTTGCCGAGCGGTTGCTGGAAGGTTACGGGGTGTCGGTGTTGGCAGGCGAGGCGTTCGGGCCGAGCGCGGCGGGGCATATCCGCATAGGGCTGGTGGTGGATCGGGTGAAACTGGCGGATGCCTGCGCGCGGATTGCGTTGTGTGCGGTGCAGCTTCTGCAGGCGC